Genomic DNA from Oligoflexus sp.:
AAATCCGTGCTGATGGGCATGATCGCCAAGCACAGTGAGGCCGATGTGAACGTCATTGCCCTGATCGGTGAACGGGGTCGTGAGGTCCGTGAATTTATCGAACGCGATCTGGGTCCCGAGGGTCTGCGGCGTTCCGTCGTCGTGATCGTAACTGGCGATCAATCGCCCCTGATGCGGATTCGCGGAGCCAAGCTCGCGCAAACCATCGCCGAATATTTTTCCGCGCAGGGTAAACGCGTGATGCTGATGGTCGATAGCCTGACCCGCGTAGCGATGGCCCAAAGGGAAATCGGCAACGCCGTCGGCGAACCACCGACGACCAAAGGCTATACACCCTCGGTCTTTTCCCTTTTGCCGAAGCTTTTGGAACGTGCCGGCCCGCAACCCCGGGGCCATGGACCGATCAGCGGTCTTTATACGGTGCTGGTCGATGGTGATGATTTCAATGATCCCATTGCCGATGCGGTGCGCTCCATTCTGGACGGTCATATCAACCTGACTCGTGAACTCGCGATGAAGGGGCATTTCCCGGCCATCGACATCACATCGAGCGCCAGTCGTGTGATGACCGATATCGTCTCGCAGGGCCACTGGCAGCAGGCGAATTATTTCCGTGAACTCCTTGGTGTTTATAACAGCAGCCTCGATATGATTCAGATCGGCGCCTATCATCCCGGCACCAATCCGAAACTGGATGAGGCCCTGCGCATTATGCCTCTCATGGAAGCCTTCCTGAAGCAGGGCATCCTTGAATCGACGCGCATGGACGATGCCATGACCGGACTCCGTCGCGTGCTCTCGGGCATGCCGCATAAAGGTAACTAAGCATGGCTGATCCGAAGCAGAAGATGAAAAAGATTCAGCCACTGATCAAGATCCGCAAACTTCAGCTGGATCAGGAGACGGCTCTGCTCAATCAGATTCAATTGAAACGTGAAGAGGCGACCCAGGCCCTGATGCAGTCCCAGCAAACGTATATCGAGGGCGTGGAGAAGCTGAATCAGGAGCGCCAGAGTTCCGAACGGAAGATGCTGTCCGCCCTGGAGCACGGCGTGGATTACGCCAAGGCACAGTGGTATCAACGCCTCATGGCTCTTCGGGCTGTGGAAGAGGAGGAGCGCCTTCAATTCCGTCAGGTCACGGAGGCCCAAAAGCGCATGAAGATGCTGGAGCACCTGGACGAACGCTATCTTGAGCAGCATATCAAGCAGATGAATGTCCAGGAACAAAAGCAGATTGATGAGTTCGCCATTTCCATGAATCGGCGCAAAGCACAGGAGTGAGCCATGTCAACCGCCGCTCATCTTTTGACCCGTTATAGTATCCCGTCCATCATCCTTCTGAAGGTGGCTGTCATCAGCTACATCATGATCGGTGATAAGAAAATGTTCAGCTTCGGTGATAAACCCCTTTGGGGCCAAACCGAGAAAGCTGCGGCGCCTCTGGATGCTCCGGCGCCCGTCATCGCCGCTGTGGATCCTGAAGAGTCGGAAGCCGTCGCGAAAAAGCGCCGCAGTTTTCTGGATGATCTTTTGAACCTGCCCAAGATCAGCACCGAGGGCATGGACAAGGATGAAGTTGGCCGCTACTTCACCATGCTGGAAAGAAAGCAGAGCCAGATTGAAAACCGCATCCATATTCTGACCACGCGGGAAGAGCAGCTCAAAAACCTGGAAAAGTCGGTCGATGAGAAGATCAAAAAACTGGAAGACGAGATGATTTTCTTCCAGCAGACCATTCAGAAGGAAAAGCAGCTGCAGGGTGAGCGCCTCGACAAACTTGTCGAATTCTATCAGAAAATGGAAGCCAAGAAGGCCGCTGCCGTCTTTGAAAAACTTGACAAGGACCTTGTGGTTTCGCTCTTCAATCGCTTTCCCCAGAAGCAGACCACGCAAATCCTCGCGCTCATGAATCCCGATCGTTCCGTGGAACTTTCGGAATACTATGGCCGCATCAAATCCGCGAAGGAATACGAACTGCTGAAGGAAATCAACGTCGCTCTGCGCGGCCAATTTGAAGAATGCAAAGGCCTGCCTAAAAACGTACCCTGAACTCTTTCCTTGTCCCCGCGCGTCGTCCGTGGCATATTTGCAGCCCATCGCATTGAAGGCGCGCGCGAGGTTACGAATGAAAATCATATTCATGGGTTCACCCGAAGAAGTTGTGAGTCCTCTGCGGACTTTAATGGATCATTGCCGCAGCGGCGCTACGGATGAACTGCTGGGCGTGGTCAGCCAGCCCGCGCGTCCAGCCGGACGCAAGCAGGTTTTGACCGATCCTCCTGTCGCTGCCTTTGCCAAGGAACAGGGACTGACGGTTTGGCAGCCGGAAAAAGCCAGCGCGGCTG
This window encodes:
- a CDS encoding FliI/YscN family ATPase; this translates as MQDLRNLRRLDAGHLKASFQSIPWSFHGKVAEIVGTLIEATLPGCHMGSIVSIKASDRKDPIIAEVVGFRRDRVLLLPYSHLNGVSPGSTIQTVRSFTQVPVGDYLLGHVIDAFMNRLDGGDLSAPETSELFDIDAPAPNPIERARIERPLSLGIRAMDALLTFGEGQRIGISAGSGVGKSVLMGMIAKHSEADVNVIALIGERGREVREFIERDLGPEGLRRSVVVIVTGDQSPLMRIRGAKLAQTIAEYFSAQGKRVMLMVDSLTRVAMAQREIGNAVGEPPTTKGYTPSVFSLLPKLLERAGPQPRGHGPISGLYTVLVDGDDFNDPIADAVRSILDGHINLTRELAMKGHFPAIDITSSASRVMTDIVSQGHWQQANYFRELLGVYNSSLDMIQIGAYHPGTNPKLDEALRIMPLMEAFLKQGILESTRMDDAMTGLRRVLSGMPHKGN
- a CDS encoding MotE family protein, giving the protein MSTAAHLLTRYSIPSIILLKVAVISYIMIGDKKMFSFGDKPLWGQTEKAAAPLDAPAPVIAAVDPEESEAVAKKRRSFLDDLLNLPKISTEGMDKDEVGRYFTMLERKQSQIENRIHILTTREEQLKNLEKSVDEKIKKLEDEMIFFQQTIQKEKQLQGERLDKLVEFYQKMEAKKAAAVFEKLDKDLVVSLFNRFPQKQTTQILALMNPDRSVELSEYYGRIKSAKEYELLKEINVALRGQFEECKGLPKNVP